A genomic window from Lotus japonicus ecotype B-129 chromosome 1, LjGifu_v1.2 includes:
- the LOC130730475 gene encoding uncharacterized protein LOC130730475 isoform X2, translating into MACMANPFLHSPSSSSPQFPHLHRRFHSNSMRFHRNTSFATKIKMSSASDSLPPENGVVVVGCGMTTVDFLATVDGYPKPDDKVRTTSFKVQGGGNAGNAVTCAARLGLKPKLISKVADDAQGKSILKELEADGVDTSCIVVSKGGSSTFSYILVDSQKKTRTSIYTPGDPPLMPDDLSHSTLLSAFDEARLVYFDGMSTETALFVAQEAARSNIPILVEAESPREGLDELLKLADFAVCSARFPQAWTQAPSIPSALVSMLLRLPNIKFVIVTLGADGCLMLERSTTEDADIEERDVESFIEFLYKGKDDSSAIPTCISSVVAKFRTNGIGTICGRFFIGTAEKIPDSELVDTTGAGDAFIGAIIYAICANMAPEKMLPFAAQVHPLLR; encoded by the exons ATGGCGTGCATGGCGAACCCGTTCCTCCACTCGCCTTCATCCTCTTCTCCTCAATTCCCTCATCTTCATCGCCGCTTCCATTCCAAC TCAATGCGATTTCACCGCAACACGAGTTTCGCCACCAAAATCAAAATGTCCTCCGCCTCCGACTCCCTCCCTCCTGAAAACGGCGTCGTCGTGGTTGGGTGCGGAATGACGACCGTGGATTTCTTGGCCACCGTCGATGGATATCCGAAGCCAGACGACAAGGTGCGAACGACGTCGTTCAAGGTTCAAGGAGGCGGCAATGCCGGTAATGCTGTGACTTGTGCTGCTCGACTCGGCTTGAAACCCAAACTCATCTCCAAg GTTGCAGATGATGCGCAGGGGAAGAGCATATTGAAGGAGCTAGAAGCTGATGGTGTTGATACTTCCTGCATTGTT GTATCCAAGGGTGGAAGTTCAACGTTTTCATATATACTGGTAGACAGCCAAAA GAAAACGCGCACAAGTATTTACACCCCTGGAGATCCTCCCCTGATGCCAGATGATCTGTCCCATTCAACGTTATTATCTGCATTTGATGAAGCAAGATTAGTTTATTTTGATGGAATGTCTACTGAAACTGCTCTATTTGTTGCACAAGAG GCAGCTCGCAGTAATATTCCTATTTTAGTTGAGGCAGAATCACCCAGGGAAGGGTTGGACGAGCTCCTGAAGCTTGCTGATTTTGCTGTATGCTCAGCTAGGTTTCCACAG GCTTGGACACAGGCACCCTCTATCCCCAGTGCACTGGTTTCCATGCTTTTAAGATTGCCAAATATCAAATTTGTGATTGTGACTTTGGGTGCAGATGGTTGTCTAATGTTGGAAAGAAGTACAACTG AGGATGCTGACATAGAAGAAAGGGATGTAGAGAGCTTCATAGAATTCTTATACAAAGGGAAAGATGATAGTTCGGCTATCCCAACCTGTATATCATCG GTAGTGGCTAAATTCAGAACAAATGGAATAGGAACAATTTGTGGGAGATTCTTTATTGGAACAGCAGAGAAGATACCAGATTCTGAGCTGGTGGACACAACTGGTGCTGGAGATGCATTTATTGGAGCCATTATTTATG CTATCTGCGCCAACATGGCACCAGAGAAAATGTTGCCGTTTGCTGCTCAAGTG CATCCCCTTCTCAGGTGA
- the LOC130730475 gene encoding uncharacterized protein LOC130730475 isoform X1, with protein sequence MACMANPFLHSPSSSSPQFPHLHRRFHSNSMRFHRNTSFATKIKMSSASDSLPPENGVVVVGCGMTTVDFLATVDGYPKPDDKVRTTSFKVQGGGNAGNAVTCAARLGLKPKLISKVADDAQGKSILKELEADGVDTSCIVVSKGGSSTFSYILVDSQKKTRTSIYTPGDPPLMPDDLSHSTLLSAFDEARLVYFDGMSTETALFVAQEAARSNIPILVEAESPREGLDELLKLADFAVCSARFPQAWTQAPSIPSALVSMLLRLPNIKFVIVTLGADGCLMLERSTTEDADIEERDVESFIEFLYKGKDDSSAIPTCISSVVAKFRTNGIGTICGRFFIGTAEKIPDSELVDTTGAGDAFIGAIIYAICANMAPEKMLPFAAQVAAVKCRALGARTGLPHRTDPHLASFIR encoded by the exons ATGGCGTGCATGGCGAACCCGTTCCTCCACTCGCCTTCATCCTCTTCTCCTCAATTCCCTCATCTTCATCGCCGCTTCCATTCCAAC TCAATGCGATTTCACCGCAACACGAGTTTCGCCACCAAAATCAAAATGTCCTCCGCCTCCGACTCCCTCCCTCCTGAAAACGGCGTCGTCGTGGTTGGGTGCGGAATGACGACCGTGGATTTCTTGGCCACCGTCGATGGATATCCGAAGCCAGACGACAAGGTGCGAACGACGTCGTTCAAGGTTCAAGGAGGCGGCAATGCCGGTAATGCTGTGACTTGTGCTGCTCGACTCGGCTTGAAACCCAAACTCATCTCCAAg GTTGCAGATGATGCGCAGGGGAAGAGCATATTGAAGGAGCTAGAAGCTGATGGTGTTGATACTTCCTGCATTGTT GTATCCAAGGGTGGAAGTTCAACGTTTTCATATATACTGGTAGACAGCCAAAA GAAAACGCGCACAAGTATTTACACCCCTGGAGATCCTCCCCTGATGCCAGATGATCTGTCCCATTCAACGTTATTATCTGCATTTGATGAAGCAAGATTAGTTTATTTTGATGGAATGTCTACTGAAACTGCTCTATTTGTTGCACAAGAG GCAGCTCGCAGTAATATTCCTATTTTAGTTGAGGCAGAATCACCCAGGGAAGGGTTGGACGAGCTCCTGAAGCTTGCTGATTTTGCTGTATGCTCAGCTAGGTTTCCACAG GCTTGGACACAGGCACCCTCTATCCCCAGTGCACTGGTTTCCATGCTTTTAAGATTGCCAAATATCAAATTTGTGATTGTGACTTTGGGTGCAGATGGTTGTCTAATGTTGGAAAGAAGTACAACTG AGGATGCTGACATAGAAGAAAGGGATGTAGAGAGCTTCATAGAATTCTTATACAAAGGGAAAGATGATAGTTCGGCTATCCCAACCTGTATATCATCG GTAGTGGCTAAATTCAGAACAAATGGAATAGGAACAATTTGTGGGAGATTCTTTATTGGAACAGCAGAGAAGATACCAGATTCTGAGCTGGTGGACACAACTGGTGCTGGAGATGCATTTATTGGAGCCATTATTTATG CTATCTGCGCCAACATGGCACCAGAGAAAATGTTGCCGTTTGCTGCTCAAGTG GCAGCTGTCAAGTGTAGAGCTTTGGGAGCTCGAACTGGTCTTCCACATCGTACGGATCCACACTTGGCATCCTTTATACGATAG
- the LOC130730477 gene encoding uncharacterized protein LOC130730477 isoform X1 translates to MSCESSLPENSIVVGCGAVGVDFLATVAAFPKPDSKIRSTSFKIQGGGNAGNALTCVSRLGLKPRIISKVADDTQGRSILDELQADGVDTSFMVVSKEGTSPFTYIIVDSQTKSRTCIHTPGFPPLKPVELPESSLLSALDGARIVYTDGRLHETALVVANEAVKKNIPILMDAEKLREGLDELLKFVDYVVCAAQFPQVWTEASTVPRALVSMLLRLPKVKFVIVTLGKDGFIMLERSVNDVGLSAEEEDVDKLLESLEIRKNGSIYHPACISSSVKKLRAEGIGSLFGQLYVGTAENIPPSELIDTTGAGDAFAGAILYAICANFTREKMLCFAANVAAAKCRALGARTGLPHHTDPRLAPFISCSSFTSSS, encoded by the exons ATGTCCTGTGAATCTTCTCTTCCTGAAAACTCCATTGTT GTGGGGTGTGGAGCAGTGGGCGTGGATTTTTTGGCTACTGTTGCTGCTTTTCCTAAACCAGATTCCAAAATCAGAAGCACCTCCTTCAAG ATTCAAGGAGGTGGCAATGCAGGCAATGCCTTAACCTGTGTCTCTCGCTTGGGCCTCAAGCCAAGGATCATCTCCAAG GTTGCAGATGACACTCAGGGCAGGAGCATACTAGATGAACTGCAGGCTGATGGTGTAGATACTTCCTTTATGGTG GTATCTAAGGAAGGCACTTCACCCTTTACCTATATCATTGTAGACAGCCAAAC TAAGTCCCGTACTTGTATACATACCCCAGGATTTCCTCCATTGAAGCCAGTTGAACTTCCTGAATCAAGTTTGTTATCTGCATTGGATGGAGCAAGAATTGTTTATACTGATGGGAGATTACATGAAACTGCTCTAGTTGTAGCAAACGAG GCAGTTAAGAAGAACATACCTATCTTAATGGATGCCGAAAAGCTGAGAGAAGGGTTGGATGAGCTCCTGAAATTTGTTGATTATGTTGTATGTGCTGCACAGTTTCCGCAG GTATGGACAGAGGCATCCACAGTTCCTAGAGCACTTGTTTCTATGCTTTTAAGGTTGCCCAAAGTCAAATTTGTGATTGTAACTTTGGGAAAAGATGGTTTCATAATGCTTGAGAGAAGTGTTAATGATG TGGGTCTTTCCGCAGAAGAAGAGGATGTTGACAAATTACTGGAATCTCTGGAGATAAGAAAGAATGGGAGCATATACCACCCGGCCTGCATATCATCA TCAGTGAAGAAATTGCGGGCAGAAGGTATAGGATCACTTTTTGGTCAGTTATACGTTGGAACAGCTGAGAACATACCACCATCAGAGCTTATCGACACTACCGGTGCTGGAGACGCATTTGCTGGAGCTATTCTTTATG CTATCTGTGCCAACTTTACTAGAGAGAAAATGCTATGCTTTGCTGCTAATGTG GCAGCTGCCAAATGCAGAGCTCTAGGAGCAAGAACTGGTCTTCCTCACCACACAGACCCGCGCCTAGCACCCTTCATATCATGCAGTAGCTTCACCAGTAGTagctga
- the LOC130730477 gene encoding uncharacterized protein LOC130730477 isoform X2: protein MSCESSLPENSIVGCGAVGVDFLATVAAFPKPDSKIRSTSFKIQGGGNAGNALTCVSRLGLKPRIISKVADDTQGRSILDELQADGVDTSFMVVSKEGTSPFTYIIVDSQTKSRTCIHTPGFPPLKPVELPESSLLSALDGARIVYTDGRLHETALVVANEAVKKNIPILMDAEKLREGLDELLKFVDYVVCAAQFPQVWTEASTVPRALVSMLLRLPKVKFVIVTLGKDGFIMLERSVNDVGLSAEEEDVDKLLESLEIRKNGSIYHPACISSSVKKLRAEGIGSLFGQLYVGTAENIPPSELIDTTGAGDAFAGAILYAICANFTREKMLCFAANVAAAKCRALGARTGLPHHTDPRLAPFISCSSFTSSS, encoded by the exons ATGTCCTGTGAATCTTCTCTTCCTGAAAACTCCATT GTGGGGTGTGGAGCAGTGGGCGTGGATTTTTTGGCTACTGTTGCTGCTTTTCCTAAACCAGATTCCAAAATCAGAAGCACCTCCTTCAAG ATTCAAGGAGGTGGCAATGCAGGCAATGCCTTAACCTGTGTCTCTCGCTTGGGCCTCAAGCCAAGGATCATCTCCAAG GTTGCAGATGACACTCAGGGCAGGAGCATACTAGATGAACTGCAGGCTGATGGTGTAGATACTTCCTTTATGGTG GTATCTAAGGAAGGCACTTCACCCTTTACCTATATCATTGTAGACAGCCAAAC TAAGTCCCGTACTTGTATACATACCCCAGGATTTCCTCCATTGAAGCCAGTTGAACTTCCTGAATCAAGTTTGTTATCTGCATTGGATGGAGCAAGAATTGTTTATACTGATGGGAGATTACATGAAACTGCTCTAGTTGTAGCAAACGAG GCAGTTAAGAAGAACATACCTATCTTAATGGATGCCGAAAAGCTGAGAGAAGGGTTGGATGAGCTCCTGAAATTTGTTGATTATGTTGTATGTGCTGCACAGTTTCCGCAG GTATGGACAGAGGCATCCACAGTTCCTAGAGCACTTGTTTCTATGCTTTTAAGGTTGCCCAAAGTCAAATTTGTGATTGTAACTTTGGGAAAAGATGGTTTCATAATGCTTGAGAGAAGTGTTAATGATG TGGGTCTTTCCGCAGAAGAAGAGGATGTTGACAAATTACTGGAATCTCTGGAGATAAGAAAGAATGGGAGCATATACCACCCGGCCTGCATATCATCA TCAGTGAAGAAATTGCGGGCAGAAGGTATAGGATCACTTTTTGGTCAGTTATACGTTGGAACAGCTGAGAACATACCACCATCAGAGCTTATCGACACTACCGGTGCTGGAGACGCATTTGCTGGAGCTATTCTTTATG CTATCTGTGCCAACTTTACTAGAGAGAAAATGCTATGCTTTGCTGCTAATGTG GCAGCTGCCAAATGCAGAGCTCTAGGAGCAAGAACTGGTCTTCCTCACCACACAGACCCGCGCCTAGCACCCTTCATATCATGCAGTAGCTTCACCAGTAGTagctga
- the LOC130730469 gene encoding receptor-like serine/threonine-protein kinase ALE2, whose protein sequence is MLPLSPPDLLLQIMPASVFLLLLSLLLPSQVKSFSLGLSFASSEQTRTWFVKPSSRPSSAPAPSSIPSSAPAQSPSYQGPRASTTPKHPHRRHHSIRPYVAAPPPSKDQACDQSCTDPLTSTPFGSPCGCVYPMKVRLTLDVAPYAVFPVMTELENEVALGTYLEQSQVKIMGAISDSQNEGRTIVDINLVPLGEKFDNTTAALTYERFWHKKVPLNRSLFGDYAAVYIIYPGIQSSPPYGSLTGSGPEEGPHGILPVSANFASKNQKTNLRTIIIIALSSFVLLLVLVGALFITLKWRKTRRPSSAVGPALTSSLNKRSGLGSILSSSITSSTSISLMSTMATSLLSVKTFSLSELEKATDKFNSKRVLGEGGFGRVYSGTFEDGAEVAVKLLTRDSHQNGDREFIAEVEMLSRLHHRNLVKLLGICIEGRRRCLVYELVPNGSVESHLHGDDKKMGPLDWEARMKIALGAARGLAYLHEDSNPRVIHRDFKASNVLLEDDFTPKVSDFGLAREATEGSNHISTRVMGTFGYVAPEYAMTGHLLVKSDVYSYGVVLLELLTGRKPVDMSQPQGQENLVTWARPLLTSREGLEQLVDPSLAGSYHFDDMAKVAAIASMCVHPEVTHRPFMGEVVQALKLIYNDTDETGGDCYSQKGSSAQESEFRGDFAPSDSSWWNAGGLTPRLTYGQASSFITMDYSSGPLEDMENRPFSTSSLIGDEVSLPIRHGNRSGPLRTVRNKLSLHRFSGSRSEHGGVSSKRKWNDGYWV, encoded by the exons TCAAGTCATTTTCTCTGGGTCTGTCATTTGCTTCATCCGAACAAACTAGAACGTGGTTTGTTAAACCTTCTTCTAGACCATCTTCTGCACCTGCGCCTTCTTCTATACCATCTTCTGCACCTGCGCAATCTCCATCTTATCAAG GTCCCAGGGCGTCTACAACACCAAAACATCCCCACCGTCGCCATCATAGCATCAGACCTTATGTAGCGGCTCCGCCCCCTTCAAAAGACCAAG CTTGTGACCAATCCTGTACTGATCCGCTCACATCAACTCCCTTTGGTTCACCTTGCGGTTGTGTATATCCTATGAAAGTCAGACTTACACTGGATGTAGCTCCTTATGCTGTTTTTCCAGTGATGACTGAGTTAGAGAATGAAGTTGCATTAGGCACGTATTTAGAGCAGAGTCAGGTGAAGATAATGGGTGCCATTTCTGACAGTCAAAATGAGGGAAGAACCATTGTTGATATTAACTTGGTTCCATTGGGAGAGAAATTTGACAATACAACTGCAGCTCTGACATATGAGAGGTTTTGGCACAAGAAAGTTCCTTTAAATAGGAGCCTTTTTGGTGATTACGCAGCCGTATACATTATATATCCAG GAATTCAATCTTCACCACCATATGGATCCTTAACTGGGAGTGGTCCTGAAGAAGGTCCTCATGGTATTCTGCCAGTCAGCGCCAACTTTGCAAGCAAGAACCAGAAAACGAATCTTAGAACCATTATCATCATTGCTTTATCTTCCTTCGTGCTCTTGTTGGTTTTAGTTGGTGCACTTTTCATCACTTTGAAATGGAGGAAGACTAGGAGACCATCAAGTGCTGTTGGCCCTGCACTCACATCTTCTCTAAACAAGAGATCTG GTTTGGGGTCTATATTGTCAAGTAGTATCACAAGCTCAACATCTATCTCCCTCATGTCCACAATGGCTACTTCCCTTCTCTCTGTCAAAACATTTTCGCTTTCTGAGCTTGAGAAAGCAACAGATAAGTTTAATTCAAAGAGAGTACTGGGAGAAGGAGGATTTGGACGTGTTTATAGTGGGACATTTGAAGATGGGGCTGAAGTTGCTGTTAAGCTGCTAACAAGGGATAGTCATCAGAATGGGGACCGTGAATTTATCGCAGAAGTTGAGATGTTAAGCCGATTGCATCATCGTAATCTAGTGAAACTCCTTGGTATATGCATTGAAGGGCGAAGGCGCTGCCTGGTTTATGAGCTTGTTCCTAATGGCAGTGTTGAGTCCCATCTGCATG GCGATGACAAGAAAATGGGACCTCTAGATTGGGAAGCACGGATGAAAATTGCTCTTGGAGCTGCAAGAGGATTGGCCTATCTTCATGAGGATTCTAATCCTCGTGTAATTCATCGAGACTTTAAAGCTAGCAACGTGTTACTAGAAGATGACTTTACCCCGAAAGTTTCTGATTTTGGGTTGGCAAGAGAAGCAACTGAAGGGAGCAATCATATTTCTACACGGGTGATGGGAACTTTTGG GTATGTTGCTCCAGAATATGCAATGACAGGCCATTTACTAGTTAAAAGTGATGTCTATAGTTATGGCGTTGTCCTGCTTGAACTTCTTACAGGCCGAAAGCCAGTCGACATGTCTCAACCTCAGGGACAGGAGAATCTAGTAACTTGGGCACGGCCACTGTTGACGAGTAGAGAAGGTTTAGAACAGCTAGTGGATCCATCTTTGGCTGGAAGTTATCACTTCGATGACATGGCAAAGGTTGCTGCTATCGCTTCAATGTGTGTTCACCCGGAGGTCACCCACAGACCTTTTATGGGTGAAGTGGTGCAGGCTCTGAAGTTAATATACAATGACACAGATGAGACTGGTGGAGATTGTTATAGTCAGAAGGGATCCTCTGCTCAGGAGTCTGAATTTAGAGGCGACTTTGCCCCATCTGATAGCAGTTGGTGGAACGCCGGAGGGTTAACCCCACGATTAACTTATGGACAAGCATCTTCCTTCATCACAATGGATTATAGTTCTGGTCCACTTGAAGATATGGAAAACAGACCGTTTTCAACTTCAAGCTTGATTGGAGATGAGGTATCTTTACCAATTAGGCATGGGAATAGATCAGGTCCTCTAAGAACAGTCCGAAACAAGCTATCCTTACATAGATTTTCAGGAAGTCGGAGTGAGCACGGGGGAGTTTCTTCCAAGCGTAAATGGAATGATGGTTACTGGGTTTAA